TCCGCTCGCACCGATGTGGTAAAAATCACGGCCAAAGATCCACACCAAGAGACTTGGCAGAAAATAGGAAACGCAAAAAACAGGACGAGCAATGCGTGAATAAAAATAGAAAAGAATAACTCCTAACAATAGAAACGGCAGGGTATTAGAAAGTAAATGATTGATATCTCCGTGGATCAAAGGTGCCAACAGCACTCCAATCAACCCAACCCAATGCCTCGGGTAGACGCCAAAGTATACCCCCAAATCAATCTCCAAATAAAACTGACACGAAAACATCAACCACATGACAAAAGTCAAACGAAGAGGAATGGTAGCACTTTTTCGATATTGAGAGATCATATGGCAGTAAACAAAAGAGCGCTAACCTTGTCCGGTTAGCGCTCTTTAAAATTTCGTATTGAATTATACTTAGTGATCGAAATTTTCTGGATCATCAATCATCCTCAACTCCATCAATTTTGCCTCTTCATAGCTCACGGACATATATCCAAGCACTCCACCAGAAGCTTCGGCTACCTTTTTGGCCATTTCCTTAAGTGATGCATGCAACTTCACTGCAAAGTTATGATCGATTTTAGGCAGTATATGGTTCAGTTTTCGAAGTTCCTGTGTGATATACTCCGTACGAGCATCCGCATTGTCTGGAAGTTCCTCGACATACTTTTCAAACTTCTCTTGA
The DNA window shown above is from Reichenbachiella sp. 5M10 and carries:
- a CDS encoding rhomboid family intramembrane serine protease, translating into MISQYRKSATIPLRLTFVMWLMFSCQFYLEIDLGVYFGVYPRHWVGLIGVLLAPLIHGDINHLLSNTLPFLLLGVILFYFYSRIARPVFCVSYFLPSLLVWIFGRDFYHIGASGVIYSLAFFLMLFGLFRKDTKSLTISILVVLLYGGLFYGLHSNDPRVSWESHAFGAGVGTVLAFVYRNKRKVD